The Candidatus Angelobacter sp. DNA window GCGCTGAGCCGGTTCGACTTCCAAAGCTCGATGTCCTTTTGCATCGGAATTTCGGTGGGCATCCAGTGGTTGGCGCAGCCATTGAGATAATGTTCCCAGGCCCATTTGTATTTGAGCGGGATGAGCTGGTTCACATCCACGGCCCGACAATTGAGGAGACGCTTCTCTTCGGCATTGACGCGTTTGGTGAGGTCGCGGGTTTCAGGACGCTGGCTGATGGTATTACAACAGGACATAATTTGTGTGTTGTGGTTTGAGTTCAGGAGAATCGTCGCCTGGGGACCGGCATGGAGAATCGGGAGCGACCACGCCACCAGTCGGCATCCGGACACATCCGACCAGTGGTGGGCTCAACCGGCTCTTTGTTGAACAACGGGTCCGGCGTCATGGCCAAGGTGTCGGAGCAAGAGCGCCCCGCGCCGCGCGCGCGGCAGCAATCAGATTGATCAACGCCGGTTTGACCTCCTCCCAGCGCCGCGTTTTCAATCCGCAATCAGGATTCACCCAGAGACGTTCCCGGGGAATCACTTTTGCGGCGGCGCGGATCATGTCGAGCATTTCCTCTACCGAGGGGACGCGCGGCGAGTGGATGTCCCACACGCCCGGCCCGATGTCGTTCGGGTAGCGGAATCGCGCAAACGAGCCGAGCAATTCCATGTTCGAGCGCGAGGTCTCGATGGAAATCACGTCGGCGTCGAGGGCGACGATACTCTCGAGGATGTCGTCGAATTCGCAATAGCACATGTGCGTGTGGATTTGCGTCTCATCCCGCACGCCTCCCGCCGCGAGACGAAAAGCGTCCACCGCCTCGCGCAGATGCTCCGGCCAGTCAGCGCGCCGGAGCGGCAGGCCCTCGCGCAGGGCGGGTTCGTCAATCTGGATGATCGGCAGCCCGGCGGCTTCGAGTTCATGGACTTCATCGCGCAGTGCGAGAGCGATTTGTTTGGCTGTCTCGCTGCGCGGC harbors:
- a CDS encoding 5-methyltetrahydropteroyltriglutamate--homocysteine S-methyltransferase is translated as QSYGSRCVKPPIIYGDVSRPGPMTVRWSKFAQSLTRKPVKAMLTGPITILQWSFVRDDQPRSETAKQIALALRDEVHELEAAGLPIIQIDEPALREGLPLRRADWPEHLREAVDAFRLAAGGVRDETQIHTHMCYCEFDDILESIVALDADVISIETSRSNMELLGSFARFRYPNDIGPGVWDIHSPRVPSVEEMLDMIRAAAKVIPRERLWVNPDCGLKTRRWEEVKPALINLIAAARAARGALAPTPWP